A genomic region of Venturia canescens isolate UGA chromosome 7, ASM1945775v1, whole genome shotgun sequence contains the following coding sequences:
- the TyrRS-m gene encoding tyrosine--tRNA ligase, mitochondrial, translated as MNPNYILRLCATGKHFVKFQQRFYSNRNVLKLHERGMFQDMFPDTSADEINKLLVKAPQCVYAGFDPTAESLHIGNLLVLMNLLHWQRGGHQVIALLGGATGLIGDPSHRISERIELSNLVAKENLESIGANIQTIFENHKKYFWVNEKDELKPPIILNNLDWYQDVNVIEFIRKIGRHFRLGVMMGRTSVQSRLNAEGGMSFTEFTYQIFQAYDWLYLAKTHNCCFQIGGNDQMGNMVSGYDLISKVTKKKVYALTLPLITAEGGKKFGKSVGNAVWLSSKKSSSFQLYQFFVRSKDSDVENYLKLFTFLPLGRIQEIMNAHQKAPEKREAQRILAENVILLVHGEEGLHSAQETSALLYNKSIDTLSTMSTDEVVQVFEGAQVVDMMLRPGITVHELAMETKCFKSDHDALRIIPAGGFHINHQKIINPSEVITNGIHVLPNKLTLIRVGKKNYHIIRWL; from the exons ATGAATCCGAATTatattttgaggttatgtgCTACCGGCAAACATTTTGTGAAGTTTCAGCAGAGATTCTATTCAAACAGAAATGTGCTAAAACTTCACGAAAGAGGAATGTTTCAGGACATGTTTCCTGATACTAGTGC agacgaaataaataaactttTAGTAAAAGCACCACAGTGCGTTTATGCTGGCTTTGACCCAACAGCAGAAAGTTTGCACATTGGAAATCTTCTAGTCCTAATGAACCTGTTGCATTGGCAGAGAGGGGGTCATCAAGTAATAGCACTTCTAGGTGGAGCGACAGGTCTCATAGGAGATCCGAGTCACAGAATTTCAGAAAGGATTGAACTGAGCAATCTTGTTGCcaaagaaaatcttgaaagtATAGGTGCTAACATACAAACGATTTTTGAGAACCACAAAAAGTATTTCTGGGTCAATGAAAAAGATGAGCTGAAACcgccaatcattttaaataaCTTGGATTGGTATCAAGACGTGAATGTCATAGAATTCATTAGGAAAATTGGTAGACACTTTCGGCTTGGTGTAATGATGGGAAGGACTTCTGTCCAGTCACGCTTGAATGCCGAAGGTGGTATGAGTTTCACAGAATTCACTTATCAAATATTTCAAGCTTATGATTGGTTGTATCTCGCAAAAACACACAATTGTTGTTTTCAAATTGGTGGCAATGACCAAATGGGGAATATGGTCTCGGGCTATGATTTAATAAGCAAAGtaaccaaaaaaaaagtttatgctCTCACATTACCATTGATAACCGCAgagggtggaaaaaaatttggtaaatcaGTGGGTAATGCCGTTTGGTTATCATCAAAGAAATCCTCAAGTTTTCAGCTCTATCAATTTTTTGTCAGATCAAAAGATTCTGATGTTGAGAAttatttgaaacttttcacgtTTTTACCACTTGGACGAATCCAAGAGATTATGAATGCTCACCAAAAAGCCCCAGAGAAAAGAGAAGCCCAGCGCATTCTTGCTGAAAATGTGATTCTTCTTGTCCACGGAG AGGAGGGGTTACATTCTGCACAGGAAACATCTGCCCTTCTTTACAACAAATCTATAGACACTCTCTCAACCATGAGCACAGACGAGGTTGTTCAAGTGTTCGAGGGTGCTCAAGTTGTGGACATGATGTTGCGACCGGGTATTACAGTCCATGAACTCGCTATGGAAACAAAATGCTTCAAGAGCGATCACGATGCCTTAAGGATTATACCCGCTGGAGGATTCCACATTaatcatcaaaaaattataaacccCAGTGAAGTTATAACCAATGGTATTCATGTACTACCAAATAAATTGACCCTTATCAGAgtaggtaaaaaaaattatcatatTATCAGATGGTTATAG
- the LOC122413622 gene encoding serine/threonine-protein kinase 16, with translation MNSLGLSLILKMGCICAKETITVNGRKYTVREHLGDGGFSTVSLVEDSLTHEKYAIKKIVCHGLDDQRLAVKEIEYHSMLKHPNIIECIDSTHKGTADPVVNATSEVLLVLPYYHKGTLASELERRSKKEDHFSPLEVLNIFLQICEGVKAFHEAKPEPLAHRDLKTANIVLGDGYTPVIMDLGSVAPARVKVCGAHAAQTLQDVAAERCSMPYRAPELFNVESYCMVDERTDIWSLGCILYALCYFKSPFDAVYERGDSVALAVISANIAFPEDSPYNEDMEKLILSMLKVNPMERPYIYSVIEGVQDAIATIEGRA, from the exons atgaacaGCCTTGGTTTGAGTTTGATACTTAAAATGGGCTGCATTTGCGCCAAAGAGACTATAACCGTAAACGGTCGTAAATACACCGTTCGTGAACATCTTGGAGATGG CGGGTTTAGTACCGTCTCTTTGGTAGAGGATTCTTTGACACACGAAAAGTATGCCATCAAAAAAATAGTCTGTCATGGCCTGGATGACCAAAGATTAGCAGTCAAAGAGATAGAGTACCATTCAATGCTTAAACATCCAAACATCATAGAATGCATTGATTCTACACACAAAGGAACTGCTGATCCTGTTGTCAATGCAACAAGCGAAGTTTTGCTAGTCTTACCATATTACCAT AAAGGAACATTGGCAAGCGAATTAGAAAGAAGGAGTAAGAAAGAGGACCATTTTTCTCCTCTAGAGgtcctcaatatttttctacagATATGCGAAGGTGTTAAGGCTTTCCACGAAGCAAAACCCGAACCACTTGCCCATCGTGACCTCAAAACTGCAAATATTGTATTGGGCGATGGTTACACACCTGTCATTATGGATCTTG GCTCAGTTGCACCTGCAAGAGTCAAAGTGTGCGGAGCTCATGCTGCTCAGACTCTTCAAGATGTAGCTGCTGAAAGATGCTCCATGCCTTATCGAGCACCTGAATTATTCAATGTCGAGAGTTATTGCATGGTTGATGAAAGGACTGACATCTGG tccctGGGTTGTATATTATACGCATTGTGTTACTTCAAATCACCATTTGACGCGGTTTACGAAAGAGGTGACAGTGTCGCTCTTGCAGTGATAAGTGCAAATATCGCGTTTCCCGAAGATTCGCCGTACAACgag GACATGGAAAAACTCATTTTATCAATGCTGAAAGTCAATCCCATGGAACGTCCATATATTTATAGTGTAATTGAAGGGGTGCAAGATGCCATAGCGACCATTGAAGGAAGAGCTTGA
- the GCS2alpha gene encoding neutral alpha-glucosidase AB isoform X1, giving the protein MLIFWFRLGVLVLCLVFTVSAVNRDDFKKCDQSSFCRRCRKVEPGKTPYEVLPNTIDANETTLFSDLYNKDTGVNYILHLTALKGNIFRLQIKEKNPRNASYEVQDALKGPPETSELTVAEKTSDHVTVLNGNGKAIVYFNPFRVDMYSDNELVIAANARGLMRFEHKRLRLEKKSEEAVTTEDPLEVTTASPFPGDGAEDDPGAWEENFKSHHDSKPYGPEAVALDFSFPGAEHAYGIPEHADSHALQSTKQTDPYRLYNLDVFEYEVNERMSLYGAIPVLYAHGTEKTSGIFWHNAAETWVDILSSADNNMVENIFSFVSGTTKKPQVDAHFMSESGVIDVFFLLGPKPLDTFRQYTDLTGTGNLPQMFTLGYHQSRWNYNDQEDVATVAEGFDEHDMPMDVMWLDIEYTDGKKYFTWDSRKFPNPLEMVQNLTAKGRKLVVIIDPHIKRDTNYFLHNDATDNGYYVKTPDEKDYEGWCWPGASSYLDFFNPKVREYYMSLYAFDKFHGTTNDVYIWNDMNEPSVFNGPEMTMPKDLVHYGKWEHRDVHNIVGLYFTSATYSALLRRSNDALRPFILSRSFFAGSQRTVAIWTGDNMAEWSHLRASYQMCLSIAISGISFCGADVGGFFKNPDAELFVRWYQAGAWLPFFRAHSHIETKRREPWTFKDETTQIVRDALRMRYSYLSLWYTLFKEHESTGDPVIRPLWAHYPTESATFTIDDQLLLGDSILVRPVFDPSVSEVKVYFPGDGKVVWYDVDTMQSHKTPGLVTIPVTLYKIPVYQRGGSIVPRKMRIRRSTVLMKDDPYTLVVIAGNDGTANGTLYIDDEVSFKYRHDEYLYLQLTFDGHNLTSKFINKKAIYETKSWLERVDIANPPQGVKSAVLNSSKMGKVLLEAKYNPNNNVLTLRKPAVNMGEEWTIELVY; this is encoded by the exons atgttgattttttgGTTTAGGTTGGGGGTCTTGGTGCTGTGTCTTGTATTTACTGTTAGTGCGGTAAACAGAGAtgacttcaaaaaatgtgatcaGAGCAGTTTTTGCCG ACGTTGTCGTAAAGTTGAGCCTGGGAAAACTCCTTACGAAGTTCTGCCAAATACAATTGATGCGAACGAAACAACACTGTTTTCTGATCTTTACAACAAGGATACGGGAGTTAATTATATTCTTCATTTGACTGCACTCAAGGGAAACATATTCAGACTccaaataaaagagaaaaatcctAGGAATGCAAGTTACGAAGTACAAGATGCTCTGAAAGGTCCTCCAGAAACATCTGAATTGACTGTGGCAGAAAAAACGTCAGACCATGTTACAGTGCTCAATGGCAATGGAAAAGCCATTGTATATTTCAATCCGTTCAGAGTGGACATGTATTCCGACAATGAGCTTGTTATTGCTGCCAATGCCCGGGGTCTCATGAGATTTGAACACAAAAGATTGAGACTCGAAAA AAAATCTGAAGAGGCAGTAACAACAGAAGATCCGTTAGAAGTCACGACAGCTTCACCGTTTCCGGGTGACGGAGCCGAAGACGATCCTGGTGCGTGggaggaaaatttcaaatcacaTCACGATTCCAAGCCCTATGGACCCGAAGCTGTTGCTCTGGATTTCAGTTTTCCAGGAGCGGAACATGCTTACGGAATTCCTGAACATGCCGATTCTCATGCATTGCAATCGACCAAGCAAACTGATCCCTACAGATTGTACAATTTAGATGTTTTCGAGTACGAGGTCAATGAGCGCATGTCACTTTACGGAGCCATACCAGTTCTCTATGCTCATGG AACGGAGAAAACATCCGGTATTTTCTGGCATAATGCTGCTGAAACGTGGGTCGATATTTTATCAAGTGCGGACAACAACATGGTAGAAAATATCTTCAGTTTTGTATCGGGTACAACCAAAAAACCGCAGGTCGATGCTCACTTCATGTCCGAAAGCGGTGTTATCGATGTATTTTTCTTGTTGGGACCAAAGCCTTTGGATACGTTTAGACAGTACACCGATTTAACGGGCACGGGAAATCTGCCACAG ATGTTCACACTGGGTTATCATCAGTCCCGTTGGAACTACAACGACCAAGAAGATGTGGCGACGGTGGCGGAAGGTTTCGACGAGCATGATATGCCGATGGACGTGATGTGGTTGGACATCGAATACACGGACggaaagaaatatttcacatgGGATAGTCGAAAGTTTCCGAATCCCTTAGAAATGGTGCAGAATTTGACGGCGAAGGGTAGAAAATTGGTGGTGATAATAGATCCTCATATAAAACGAGATACAAATTACTTCCTGCACAACGATGCAACGGATAATGGGTATTACGTTAAAACGCCCGATGAGAAGGATTACGAAGGCTGGTGTTGGCCCGGTGCATCTTCGTATCTCGATTTCTTCAATCCGAAAGTACGAGAATACTACATGTCTCTTTATGCGTTTGATAAATTTCACGGAACGACTAATGACGTTTATATTTGGAACGACATGAATGAACCGAGTGTTTTCAACGGTCCAGAAATGACGATGCCGAAGGACTTGGTGCACTACGGAAAGTGGGAGCATCGAGATGTCCACAACATAGTTGGACTTTATTTCACATCTGCGACTTACAGCGCACTTCTAAGAAGATCGAACGATGCCCTCAGACCTTTCATTTTGTCACGTTCTTTCTTCGCTGGGAGTCAACGAACCGTGGCCATTTGGACCGGTGACAATATGGCTGAGTGGAGTCATTTGAGAGCGAGTTATCAGATGTGTCTTTCGATTGCGATCTCAGGAATATCCTTTTGCGGCGCTGACGTCGGTGGTTTTTTCAAGAATCCGGATGCTGAACTCTTCGTCAGGTGGTATCAGGCTGGCGCTTGGCTTCCCTTTTTCCGTGCACATTCTCATATCGAGACTAAGAGACGCGAACCATGGACTTTCAAGGACGAGACTACCCAAATCGTTCGTGACGCGTTGCGTATGCGTTATTCTTATTTATCATTGTGGTACACTCTCTTCAAGGAACACGAGTCCACCGGTGATCCCGTTATAAGACCGTTGTGGGCTCATTATCCGACCGAATCCGCGACGTTCACGATCGACGATCAGCTTCTCCTCGGCGATTCTATCCTCGTTCGACCCGTTTTCGACCCTTCAGTCTCCGAAGTTAAGGTCTATTTCCCCGGGGATGGTAAGGTTGTTTGGTACGACGTCGATACGATGCAATCGCACAAGACGCCCGGACTCGTTACCATTCCTGTCACCCTGTACAAAATACCTGTTTATCAACGAGGCGGCTCGATAGTACCAAGAAAAATGCGTATCCGTCGTAGTACAGTCCTCATGAAAGACGATCCGTACACCCTTGTCGTTATTGCCGGAAACGACGGCACTGCCAATGGTACTCTCTACATCGATGACGAAGTTAGCTTCAAATATCGCCATGATGAATATTTATATCTCCAATTAACCTTCGATGGGCACAACCTCACCTCCAAGTTTATCAACAAAAAAGCAATCTACGAAACCAAGAGCTGGCTTGAGAGAGTCGATATCGCGAATCCACCGCAGGGAGTCAAATCAGCGGTTCTCAATTCGTCAA aaatgggAAAAGTTCTACTGGAAGCGAAATATAATCCTAACAACAACGTACTCACTCTACGAAAACCAGCTGTAAATATGGGCGAAGAGTGGACCATTGAATTAGTTTATTAG
- the LOC122413092 gene encoding coiled-coil domain-containing protein 40 yields the protein MKRFQNALKAHLTRIDQKLTEDILNLEISTKESKKQRDTKASQLYASQEEIARQQETIDNYQKRLAELIKFREEKESRIDNTKELRKLMKNELEAEKNKATKFSQEIESLGSTYHHFEEWEKEIVNHMKISKRMSEKEATLQRELLRKKQQEDYVLMNLMEEVSRLEKEIKDCREQLAIKEEEKLDAGQTITDANTDLEGLQRTQKKLFSEWNHVVAGISQRDKVYEELSKERAKIRESFTTLDSQIEKLKKDTNREMENNERLTSIQTRLENDVSSNLAVIVDEKSKIDDVEIELMNMSKLLEGSQNEFDTASWDYQRCVKEEKSIDKEFDKLTKTKNNLEDHVLSKLETKVSHNKTVKSLNKKLREAREKIREEELVMVQTENTYGRNLLQIEKLNAFLTTEKFDVEDLTRMNIEKEKELDGTQNEIKKCDSLVVKKQQKIVSLNKKIEEAISSLAGGEDISPQDFRIKELEKNIEEIESSNRKSQELWLRQEGYMVTLSEERTEQLREINLLGKQITIMEQKSLKLEREIETQKKEGDNICRNVKILQQKLLLANERLAVQRGVHDDLEDKNCITKSECIETLRDAEIELLKLQNDIKQLGADRRILEEQLRACQQEVMSWEKKVRLAIETAKKMKVESLAGGEVAIMKSEIHKMEMRLSHLRKAQEKMIRDMEFCVARRDVILDGAMAREKKNPKGIHNQRVIFEKRMNDQRLKIKQINKETKQMENQILELEDQQRKLLEQLNENQRVLRAYEDDIPDIDKQINEGELVKYHKLECLVRKQRKIRMLQDVKEGRYKMLFKSEMSLNDELQKQRVVSLNLKEVMEEALRDFPLLKDSIRKIILGMESL from the exons ATGAAACGCTTTCAGAATGCTCTCAAAGCCCATTTGACCAGGATCGATCAGAAATTAACTGAAGATATTTTAAATCTC GAAATCAGCACAAAGGAATCGAAAAAACAGAGAGACACCAAGGCCTCGCAACTATATGCATCTCAGGAAGAAATAGCACGTCAACAAGAGACAATTGACAATTATCAAAAGAGGTTGGCAGAActaataaaatttcgtgagGAGAAAGAATCTCGGATAGACAACACaaaagaattgagaaaattgatgaaaaatgagcTGGAGGCTGAGAAAAACAAGGCTACAAAATTTAGTCAAGAAATTGAGAGTCTCGGCTCGACTTATCATCATTTTGAAGAATGGGAAAAAGAAATAGTCAATCATATGAAAATTTCCAAACGGATGTCTGAAAAAGAGGCAACTCTGCAGcgagaacttttgagaaaaaaacaacaagagGATTATGTTCTAATGAATCTTATGGAAGAGGTTTCCAGgctcgaaaaagaaataaaagattGCCGGGAACAATTGGCTatcaaagaagaagaaaaattggatgcTGGACAAACTATTACCGACGCAAACACAGATTTGGAGGGATTACAGCGaacgcaaaaaaaattgttttccgaATGGAATCATGTGGTTGCCGGTATCTCacaaagagataaagtttATGAAGAACTTTCTAAAGAACGAgc AAAAATTCGTGAGTCTTTTACAACTTTGGATTCTCAAATCGAGAAACTCAAAAAAGACACGAACAGAGAGATGGAGAACAATGAACGTCTAACTTCCATACAAACGAGACTCGAGAATGACGTATCTTCCAATCTTGCAGTGATTGTCGATGAGAAAAGTAAAATTGATGATGTAGAAATTGAATTAATGAACATGTCAAAATTATTGGAGGGAAGTCAGAACGAATTCGACACGGCTTCTTGg GATTATCAACGTTGCGTtaaggaagaaaaatcgatcgacaaAGAATTCGACAAACTGACGAAAACGAAGAACAATCTCGAGGACCATGTGCTGTCGAAATTAGAGACGAAAGTGTCCCACAACAAAACAGTaaaatcgttgaataaaaAGCTTCGTGAGGCTCGGGAGAAGATACGGGAAGAAGAGTTGGTGATGGTTCAAACAGAAAATACTTATGGGAGAAATCTGCTGCAGATAGAAAAATTAAACGCTTTTCTAACAActgaaaaatttgacgttgAAGATTTAACACgaatgaatattgaaaaagaaaaagaattagATGGCACACAGAATGAGATTAAAAAGTGTGACTCGTTGGtagtaaaaaaacaacaaaaaatcgtcAGTCTCAACAAAAAGATTGAAGAG GCCATCTCATCATTGGCTGGTGGTGAGGACATTAGCCCTCAGGATTTCAGGATAAAAGAGCTCGAGAAAAACATCGAGGAGATCGAATCGAGTAATCGAAAGTCCCAGGAACTTTGGCTGCGTCAGGAAGGCTACATGGTGACATTGAGCGAAGAACGTACAGAACAATTGCGAGAAATCAATCTCCTAGGGAAGCAGATAACAATTATGGAGCAAAAGAGCTTGAAACTTGAGCGCGAAATCGAGACGCAGAAAAAAGAGGGCGATAACATATGCCGTAACGTGAAAattctgcaacaaaaattgctTTTGGCAAACGAACGACTCGCGGTACAGCGCGGAGTGCACGACGATCTTGAAGATAAAAACTGCATTACGAAAAGCGAATGCATCGAGACTCTTCGTGATGCTGAGATTGAACTGTTGAAGTTGCAAAATGATATCAAACAATTAGGCGCCGATCGTAGAATCCTCGAGGAACAACTTCGAGCTTGTCAACAGGAAGTCATgtcttgggaaaaaaaa GTTCGTTTGGCGattgaaactgcaaaaaaaatgaaagttgaaAGTCTCGCTGGTGGCGAGGTTGCTATCATGAAGagtgaaattcacaaaatggAAATGCGTCTGTCCCACTTAAGAAAAGCTCAGGAAAAAATGATACGTGATATGGAGTTTTGCGTAGCTCGTAGAGACGTGATTTTAGACGGAGCTATGGCTCGTGAAAAGAAGAATCCTAAAGGAATACACAATCAGAgagttatttttgaaaaacgcaTGAACGATCAAAGActcaaaataaaacaaataaacaag GAAACTAAAcaaatggaaaatcaaatattgGAGTTGGAAGATCAACAAAGAAAATTGCTCGAgcaattgaatgaaaatcagAGAGTCCTTCGAGCTTACGAGGATGATATTCCTGATATTGACAAGCAAATTAACGAGGGTGAACTTGTGAAATATCAT AAACTCGAGTGTTTGGTACGGAAGCAACGAAAGATTCGAATGCTTCAAGATGTCAAAGAAGGACGTTACAAAATGCTTTTCAAGTCGGAAATGTCTTTAAATGATGAGCTACAGAAACAACGAGTCGTTAGTTTGAATTTAAAGGAAGTGATGGAAGAAGCTCTGCGTgattttccacttttaaaAGACAGTATTCGCAAAATAATACTGGGCATGGAATCTTTGTGA
- the GCS2alpha gene encoding neutral alpha-glucosidase AB isoform X2, giving the protein MATYLRLGVLVLCLVFTVSAVNRDDFKKCDQSSFCRRCRKVEPGKTPYEVLPNTIDANETTLFSDLYNKDTGVNYILHLTALKGNIFRLQIKEKNPRNASYEVQDALKGPPETSELTVAEKTSDHVTVLNGNGKAIVYFNPFRVDMYSDNELVIAANARGLMRFEHKRLRLEKKSEEAVTTEDPLEVTTASPFPGDGAEDDPGAWEENFKSHHDSKPYGPEAVALDFSFPGAEHAYGIPEHADSHALQSTKQTDPYRLYNLDVFEYEVNERMSLYGAIPVLYAHGTEKTSGIFWHNAAETWVDILSSADNNMVENIFSFVSGTTKKPQVDAHFMSESGVIDVFFLLGPKPLDTFRQYTDLTGTGNLPQMFTLGYHQSRWNYNDQEDVATVAEGFDEHDMPMDVMWLDIEYTDGKKYFTWDSRKFPNPLEMVQNLTAKGRKLVVIIDPHIKRDTNYFLHNDATDNGYYVKTPDEKDYEGWCWPGASSYLDFFNPKVREYYMSLYAFDKFHGTTNDVYIWNDMNEPSVFNGPEMTMPKDLVHYGKWEHRDVHNIVGLYFTSATYSALLRRSNDALRPFILSRSFFAGSQRTVAIWTGDNMAEWSHLRASYQMCLSIAISGISFCGADVGGFFKNPDAELFVRWYQAGAWLPFFRAHSHIETKRREPWTFKDETTQIVRDALRMRYSYLSLWYTLFKEHESTGDPVIRPLWAHYPTESATFTIDDQLLLGDSILVRPVFDPSVSEVKVYFPGDGKVVWYDVDTMQSHKTPGLVTIPVTLYKIPVYQRGGSIVPRKMRIRRSTVLMKDDPYTLVVIAGNDGTANGTLYIDDEVSFKYRHDEYLYLQLTFDGHNLTSKFINKKAIYETKSWLERVDIANPPQGVKSAVLNSSKMGKVLLEAKYNPNNNVLTLRKPAVNMGEEWTIELVY; this is encoded by the exons ATGGCTACGTACCTCCG GTTGGGGGTCTTGGTGCTGTGTCTTGTATTTACTGTTAGTGCGGTAAACAGAGAtgacttcaaaaaatgtgatcaGAGCAGTTTTTGCCG ACGTTGTCGTAAAGTTGAGCCTGGGAAAACTCCTTACGAAGTTCTGCCAAATACAATTGATGCGAACGAAACAACACTGTTTTCTGATCTTTACAACAAGGATACGGGAGTTAATTATATTCTTCATTTGACTGCACTCAAGGGAAACATATTCAGACTccaaataaaagagaaaaatcctAGGAATGCAAGTTACGAAGTACAAGATGCTCTGAAAGGTCCTCCAGAAACATCTGAATTGACTGTGGCAGAAAAAACGTCAGACCATGTTACAGTGCTCAATGGCAATGGAAAAGCCATTGTATATTTCAATCCGTTCAGAGTGGACATGTATTCCGACAATGAGCTTGTTATTGCTGCCAATGCCCGGGGTCTCATGAGATTTGAACACAAAAGATTGAGACTCGAAAA AAAATCTGAAGAGGCAGTAACAACAGAAGATCCGTTAGAAGTCACGACAGCTTCACCGTTTCCGGGTGACGGAGCCGAAGACGATCCTGGTGCGTGggaggaaaatttcaaatcacaTCACGATTCCAAGCCCTATGGACCCGAAGCTGTTGCTCTGGATTTCAGTTTTCCAGGAGCGGAACATGCTTACGGAATTCCTGAACATGCCGATTCTCATGCATTGCAATCGACCAAGCAAACTGATCCCTACAGATTGTACAATTTAGATGTTTTCGAGTACGAGGTCAATGAGCGCATGTCACTTTACGGAGCCATACCAGTTCTCTATGCTCATGG AACGGAGAAAACATCCGGTATTTTCTGGCATAATGCTGCTGAAACGTGGGTCGATATTTTATCAAGTGCGGACAACAACATGGTAGAAAATATCTTCAGTTTTGTATCGGGTACAACCAAAAAACCGCAGGTCGATGCTCACTTCATGTCCGAAAGCGGTGTTATCGATGTATTTTTCTTGTTGGGACCAAAGCCTTTGGATACGTTTAGACAGTACACCGATTTAACGGGCACGGGAAATCTGCCACAG ATGTTCACACTGGGTTATCATCAGTCCCGTTGGAACTACAACGACCAAGAAGATGTGGCGACGGTGGCGGAAGGTTTCGACGAGCATGATATGCCGATGGACGTGATGTGGTTGGACATCGAATACACGGACggaaagaaatatttcacatgGGATAGTCGAAAGTTTCCGAATCCCTTAGAAATGGTGCAGAATTTGACGGCGAAGGGTAGAAAATTGGTGGTGATAATAGATCCTCATATAAAACGAGATACAAATTACTTCCTGCACAACGATGCAACGGATAATGGGTATTACGTTAAAACGCCCGATGAGAAGGATTACGAAGGCTGGTGTTGGCCCGGTGCATCTTCGTATCTCGATTTCTTCAATCCGAAAGTACGAGAATACTACATGTCTCTTTATGCGTTTGATAAATTTCACGGAACGACTAATGACGTTTATATTTGGAACGACATGAATGAACCGAGTGTTTTCAACGGTCCAGAAATGACGATGCCGAAGGACTTGGTGCACTACGGAAAGTGGGAGCATCGAGATGTCCACAACATAGTTGGACTTTATTTCACATCTGCGACTTACAGCGCACTTCTAAGAAGATCGAACGATGCCCTCAGACCTTTCATTTTGTCACGTTCTTTCTTCGCTGGGAGTCAACGAACCGTGGCCATTTGGACCGGTGACAATATGGCTGAGTGGAGTCATTTGAGAGCGAGTTATCAGATGTGTCTTTCGATTGCGATCTCAGGAATATCCTTTTGCGGCGCTGACGTCGGTGGTTTTTTCAAGAATCCGGATGCTGAACTCTTCGTCAGGTGGTATCAGGCTGGCGCTTGGCTTCCCTTTTTCCGTGCACATTCTCATATCGAGACTAAGAGACGCGAACCATGGACTTTCAAGGACGAGACTACCCAAATCGTTCGTGACGCGTTGCGTATGCGTTATTCTTATTTATCATTGTGGTACACTCTCTTCAAGGAACACGAGTCCACCGGTGATCCCGTTATAAGACCGTTGTGGGCTCATTATCCGACCGAATCCGCGACGTTCACGATCGACGATCAGCTTCTCCTCGGCGATTCTATCCTCGTTCGACCCGTTTTCGACCCTTCAGTCTCCGAAGTTAAGGTCTATTTCCCCGGGGATGGTAAGGTTGTTTGGTACGACGTCGATACGATGCAATCGCACAAGACGCCCGGACTCGTTACCATTCCTGTCACCCTGTACAAAATACCTGTTTATCAACGAGGCGGCTCGATAGTACCAAGAAAAATGCGTATCCGTCGTAGTACAGTCCTCATGAAAGACGATCCGTACACCCTTGTCGTTATTGCCGGAAACGACGGCACTGCCAATGGTACTCTCTACATCGATGACGAAGTTAGCTTCAAATATCGCCATGATGAATATTTATATCTCCAATTAACCTTCGATGGGCACAACCTCACCTCCAAGTTTATCAACAAAAAAGCAATCTACGAAACCAAGAGCTGGCTTGAGAGAGTCGATATCGCGAATCCACCGCAGGGAGTCAAATCAGCGGTTCTCAATTCGTCAA aaatgggAAAAGTTCTACTGGAAGCGAAATATAATCCTAACAACAACGTACTCACTCTACGAAAACCAGCTGTAAATATGGGCGAAGAGTGGACCATTGAATTAGTTTATTAG